GACACTGGCTCGCTCCTTCGCGATGATCGGTGCGTGCCAGCGTAGCCGTGCGGCCTCGCGGGGCGACAGACCCGACGACGTAGGGTGGAACGGATGCCTCAGCTCACCGACCTCCTCGTCGCCGCCATCGCCCTCGTCCGCGACCGCCGCGTGCTCATGGTCACCGCGCGCGACCGCGACGTGTACTACATGCCCGGCGGCAAGATCGACGGGGGCGAGACGGCTGCCGAGGCCGCGGCCCGCGAAGCCCTCGAGGAGGTCGCCCTCGTGCTCGACCCCGCCGAGCTCGTGGAGCTCTTCGAGGTCGTCGTGCAGGCGCACGGCGAGCCCGACGGGCGCCTCGTGCGCATGCGGGTCTTCCGCGCCGAGACGGATGCCGCGCCCTTCGCCTCCGCCGAGGTCGGCAGCCTGCACTGGGTGACGACTGCCGACCTCGATCGCTGCCCGCCTGCGGGCGCCGAGGTGCTCGAGCGGCTCGCCGCCGCCGGGCTCATCGACTGAGCCGCGCCGCTTC
The DNA window shown above is from Agromyces cerinus and carries:
- a CDS encoding NUDIX domain-containing protein, with the protein product MPQLTDLLVAAIALVRDRRVLMVTARDRDVYYMPGGKIDGGETAAEAAAREALEEVALVLDPAELVELFEVVVQAHGEPDGRLVRMRVFRAETDAAPFASAEVGSLHWVTTADLDRCPPAGAEVLERLAAAGLID